In the Chloroflexota bacterium genome, one interval contains:
- a CDS encoding deoxyribonuclease yields the protein MSRNNSLIKQIIEEFCSRYTPGGEVLYLGDASQKHKLHEHERLAQLGVVLDDHTKMPDVIVYFAQRNWLVLIEAVTSHGPIDLKRHNELKALFASSRAPLVFVTAFATYRTMRKYFQDIAWETDVWVAESPSHLIHFNGDRFLGPYEYEEKRAKSRRAASSKQRAPSRSAPRKKPRD from the coding sequence ATGTCCCGTAACAACTCGCTGATCAAACAAATCATCGAGGAGTTTTGCTCTCGTTATACACCCGGCGGGGAGGTGCTATATCTCGGCGATGCGAGTCAAAAACACAAACTGCACGAACACGAGCGATTAGCTCAACTTGGCGTAGTCCTCGACGATCACACCAAGATGCCTGATGTAATTGTGTACTTCGCGCAGCGCAACTGGCTTGTCCTGATCGAAGCGGTAACCAGCCATGGCCCTATTGATCTCAAGCGTCATAATGAATTGAAAGCGCTGTTTGCCTCCAGTCGAGCTCCATTGGTTTTCGTGACTGCATTCGCAACGTATCGCACGATGCGTAAGTATTTCCAGGACATCGCTTGGGAAACTGATGTGTGGGTTGCCGAATCTCCGTCGCACCTCATTCATTTCAACGGAGATCGTTTCCTCGGTCCCTATGAGTACGAAGAGAAGCGGGCCAAATCACGCCGGGCGGCTTCGAGCAAACAGCGCGCGCCATCCCGGAGTGCGCCCAGGAAAAAGCCTCGCGATTGA
- a CDS encoding SCO family protein has translation MLLLFIVAACAPAPQLQGTNLEKDPAPDFALSDAAGRPFRLSEQKGRAVVLTFLYANCPDECPLIAERLRAANDQLGGDAANVRWVAVSLDPVGDTAPVVAQFLKAHRVESQLTYLIGAREQLAPVWKSYFIAVTPGVSLGALSHQSRVIVIDRDGLQRSNFRADLDTAALVNDIRIALK, from the coding sequence TTGCTTCTCCTGTTTATTGTGGCCGCTTGCGCGCCCGCGCCGCAGTTGCAAGGCACGAACCTGGAGAAAGACCCCGCGCCGGACTTCGCGTTGTCCGACGCGGCCGGCCGGCCCTTCCGCCTCTCCGAGCAGAAGGGCCGCGCGGTGGTGCTGACTTTCCTGTACGCCAACTGCCCCGACGAGTGCCCGCTGATTGCGGAACGCCTGCGCGCCGCCAACGACCAGTTGGGCGGCGATGCCGCCAATGTGCGCTGGGTCGCCGTCTCACTCGACCCGGTCGGCGATACCGCCCCGGTGGTTGCGCAGTTCCTCAAGGCGCATCGCGTCGAAAGCCAGTTGACCTACCTGATCGGCGCGCGCGAGCAGTTAGCGCCCGTCTGGAAGTCGTATTTCATCGCGGTTACGCCGGGCGTGTCGCTGGGCGCGCTGAGCCACCAGTCGCGCGTCATCGTCATCGACCGTGACGGCTTGCAGCGCTCCAACTTCCGCGCCGACCTCGACACCGCCGCACTCGTGAATGACATCCGTATCGCTTTGAAATAG
- a CDS encoding protoheme IX farnesyltransferase, with protein MRLGREARPRTWRSVAGDYLLLTKPFIVALLLMTTLSAMLIAQRGMPPWPVFIFTLIGGACASGGANAFNSWYDRNLDKQMDRTARRPIPSGRVPARSALVFSLVLCVLSQILLGFFVNWLAALLALAGIIYYAVLYTTALKYMTPQNIVVGGGAGAIPPLVGWAAVTGDINLLALYLFAIIFLWTPPHTWALMLLIEKDYRSARVPMMPAIWGGAETRWQALLYTVLLFVVTLLPYTFLALGNFYLVCAVLLGGWLLYLAFRLWRDGEKSTARRLYKYSNYYLALLFLAMVIDAAVIR; from the coding sequence ATGCGCCTCGGGCGCGAGGCGCGCCCGCGTACCTGGCGCTCAGTTGCCGGCGACTACCTGCTGCTGACGAAGCCGTTCATCGTCGCGCTGCTGCTGATGACGACGCTGTCGGCCATGCTGATCGCCCAGCGCGGCATGCCGCCCTGGCCGGTCTTCATTTTCACACTCATCGGCGGCGCGTGCGCCTCCGGCGGGGCCAACGCTTTCAACTCGTGGTACGACCGCAACCTCGACAAGCAAATGGACCGCACGGCGCGCCGTCCGATCCCCTCGGGGCGCGTGCCGGCGCGCTCCGCGCTGGTCTTCTCGCTGGTGTTGTGCGTGCTCTCGCAGATCCTGCTCGGCTTCTTCGTGAACTGGCTCGCGGCGCTGCTGGCGCTGGCGGGGATCATCTACTACGCCGTGCTGTACACCACCGCCCTGAAATACATGACGCCGCAGAACATCGTCGTCGGCGGCGGCGCGGGCGCCATCCCGCCGCTCGTCGGCTGGGCTGCCGTGACCGGCGACATCAACCTGCTGGCGCTCTACCTCTTCGCGATCATCTTCCTCTGGACGCCGCCACACACCTGGGCGCTCATGCTGCTGATCGAGAAGGACTATCGCAGCGCGCGCGTGCCGATGATGCCGGCGATCTGGGGCGGCGCGGAGACGCGCTGGCAAGCGTTGCTCTACACGGTGCTGCTGTTCGTCGTGACGCTCCTGCCGTACACCTTCCTCGCGCTCGGCAACTTCTACCTCGTCTGCGCGGTGCTGCTCGGCGGCTGGCTGTTGTACCTCGCGTTCCGCCTCTGGCGCGACGGCGAAAAATCGACCGCGCGGCGGCTGTACAAGTACTCGAACTACTACCTCGCGCTGCTGTTCCTCGCGATGGTCATCGACGCGGCGGTTATTCGCTAA